The following proteins are co-located in the Desulfoscipio sp. XC116 genome:
- a CDS encoding flagellar motor protein MotB yields the protein MARKRRHNNESEGSRDRWLVTYADMITLLLIFFIVMYTLSKIDAAKFETMAESLAAVFGAGGMVMDSPGPQVIPGAPSDQMSDMMKDIELENARMADLKEQLEEYINENGLQTSVSVTREERGIVLSFQNEVLFDLGSSQLTGEARRILSQVAPILENTPNYIRVEGHTDDLPINTAQFPSNWELASARATNVVQEFIHMHGFQPQKLSATAYGEYRPRVPNDNPANRQLNRRVNLIILSSKFAEAEPGVALPPAEQNGID from the coding sequence GTGGCAAGAAAGCGCAGACACAACAATGAATCCGAGGGTAGTCGCGACCGTTGGCTGGTTACCTATGCAGACATGATCACTTTGCTGCTGATTTTTTTTATTGTCATGTACACCTTAAGTAAAATAGATGCCGCCAAATTTGAAACAATGGCTGAATCCCTGGCCGCGGTTTTCGGTGCGGGGGGGATGGTTATGGACAGCCCCGGTCCGCAAGTAATTCCCGGCGCTCCTTCGGATCAAATGTCGGATATGATGAAGGATATTGAATTGGAAAATGCCCGGATGGCCGATTTAAAAGAACAACTGGAAGAATACATCAATGAAAACGGTCTGCAGACAAGTGTTTCGGTAACCAGGGAAGAGCGGGGCATCGTACTTAGTTTTCAGAATGAGGTACTCTTCGATCTGGGCTCTTCTCAGCTGACCGGAGAGGCCAGGCGGATATTAAGCCAGGTGGCGCCTATATTGGAGAATACTCCTAATTATATCCGTGTGGAAGGGCACACGGATGACTTACCCATTAACACGGCCCAGTTCCCCTCCAATTGGGAACTGGCGTCAGCCCGGGCCACCAACGTGGTACAGGAGTTTATACACATGCACGGTTTTCAGCCGCAAAAGCTATCCGCCACGGCATATGGCGAATACCGGCCCCGGGTGCCCAATGACAATCCCGCGAACAGGCAGCTGAATCGCAGAGTGAACCTGATTATCCTCAGCAGCAAGTTTGCGGAAGCAGAACCGGGGGTCGCACTGCCGCCGGCGGAGCAGAATGGAATTGATTAA
- a CDS encoding SIR2 family protein, translated as MYVQTNSQEYTKRSGGRDVVFVFGAGASYADGAPLQADILPLIMSGELPDIQNSPIGQMVTEFIAHNFAWDAQARIYPTLETVFGFLDYFISQDEHLSAQYPNAKIRAVKEGLIKIIHYVISVKSNEQGKTYRSFWKTIGKYNPNIAILTLNYDTLLENAFSFMYPDADCINYCIHLMNEDLDRKKPSMERHLKPGAVKIMKGHGSLNWKYCHCCKQVLLTPRDTKIDLFDEHTGEDIAKNAGNDTGRFAKGWHYCPIDSSEFETLIIPPSHIKKISHPIISQILSEAMREIRSCQKVVFVGYSFPDADVHFKALFKKSLSRNQQIIVVNNSKSKTLKYNYLALTDTVQFIKLSFAEFLNSESLINEILTGTNSS; from the coding sequence ATGTATGTGCAAACAAACAGCCAAGAATATACCAAACGCTCCGGCGGCAGGGATGTGGTTTTTGTATTTGGCGCCGGAGCCTCCTATGCCGATGGTGCCCCCTTGCAGGCGGATATATTGCCGTTAATCATGTCCGGTGAGCTTCCCGATATACAAAACTCACCAATCGGGCAAATGGTAACGGAATTTATAGCGCATAACTTTGCCTGGGATGCACAGGCCAGGATATATCCCACACTGGAAACTGTATTCGGCTTTTTAGATTACTTTATAAGCCAGGATGAGCATTTAAGCGCCCAATATCCCAATGCAAAAATTCGTGCTGTTAAAGAAGGACTAATAAAAATTATTCATTACGTTATTAGCGTAAAATCGAACGAACAGGGAAAAACATACCGCTCTTTCTGGAAAACCATCGGTAAATATAACCCAAACATAGCCATACTCACTTTAAACTATGATACTTTGCTGGAAAATGCTTTTAGCTTCATGTACCCTGATGCAGATTGTATTAATTACTGCATTCACCTTATGAACGAAGACCTGGACCGGAAAAAACCCTCAATGGAGCGGCATCTTAAACCAGGCGCCGTTAAAATCATGAAAGGCCACGGCAGTTTAAACTGGAAATATTGCCATTGCTGCAAGCAGGTTTTACTTACTCCCCGTGATACCAAGATAGATCTGTTTGACGAACATACGGGTGAGGATATTGCCAAGAACGCCGGCAATGATACCGGCAGATTTGCTAAAGGCTGGCACTACTGCCCTATTGACAGCTCAGAATTTGAAACCTTAATTATTCCACCGTCACATATCAAGAAAATATCCCACCCGATTATTTCGCAAATACTTAGTGAAGCAATGCGTGAAATCAGGTCATGTCAAAAGGTAGTATTCGTGGGCTATTCATTTCCCGATGCTGATGTGCATTTCAAAGCTTTATTTAAAAAAAGTTTGTCCCGTAACCAGCAGATAATAGTGGTTAACAACAGTAAGTCAAAAACTCTGAAGTATAATTACCTCGCTTTAACCGATACCGTGCAGTTTATAAAATTATCATTTGCCGAGTTTCTGAACAGCGAGTCTTTAATAAATGAAATATTAACCGGTACCAATAGCAGCTGA
- a CDS encoding chemotaxis protein CheA: MFSDAEIAIFQEELEEKLQIINDNILLLEQQQVTPEVIQEIFRAAHTIKGSSAIMGYDKMTELTHQIESLFDEIRNNRLEITGELVDVLFEAMDTLTALKEEIIGDGTNNTDIAPVLAKIKQTGHGNCDANNDTADNQAAAGAMHSSRASGPDCRPADKTPRLNLEIDEATEDVIREAEIRGYFAYGLQISIEPDCQMKEVRAFLLFETLEQAGEIVRTNPPAEELQAGRFDNNIAMIIISQSDMDQVKNLALSIAEIKDVYIKLIEANNKMPLEEYHNGESAPEQLYALKQSDSPVGNQAVQGASLLKNLSDKTAKDKPEKKTIKTVRVDVEKLDVLMNLVGELVIDRTRLERFVDVFESHHGADELVDDILEISNHLGQVTTDLQDEIMKARMLPVAQVFNRFPRMVRDIAHKLGKDIEFIIDGKETELDRNVIEVIGDPLIHLLRNSIDHGIEDPQERQRLGKPARGLLQLKASYVESHIVITVKDDGRGIDAQKLKDKAIRRGLISEEQSQRMGDREALDLIFLSGFSTVEEGNVSDISGRGVGMDIVRTQIENINGTVEYQTTPGQGTRFSIKLPLTLAIIRALMVEHGGMTYAFPLTYVVETLNLSRSDIKNVRHSEVIVVRGQVHPLKRLEDIFCLETGSNDGRKVYVVIVGSADRKLGLVVDKLIGEQEIVIKSLGSYLGQVEGLSGAAILGDGKVSLIVDVRSLVRSAGSEEAFAYAAAN; the protein is encoded by the coding sequence TTGTTCAGCGACGCTGAAATTGCTATTTTTCAGGAAGAACTGGAAGAAAAATTACAAATAATCAACGATAATATACTTTTATTGGAGCAGCAGCAAGTGACGCCCGAAGTGATTCAGGAGATTTTCCGGGCCGCCCACACCATTAAAGGCTCCTCAGCTATCATGGGTTACGATAAAATGACCGAGTTAACCCACCAGATAGAAAGCTTGTTTGATGAAATACGCAACAACCGGTTGGAAATTACCGGGGAACTGGTGGATGTACTCTTCGAGGCAATGGATACACTAACGGCTTTAAAGGAAGAAATTATAGGCGACGGTACAAACAATACCGATATAGCGCCGGTGCTGGCAAAAATAAAGCAAACCGGTCACGGCAATTGTGATGCAAATAATGATACAGCCGATAATCAAGCGGCAGCCGGGGCTATGCACAGCAGCCGGGCGTCAGGGCCTGATTGCAGGCCTGCGGATAAGACACCGCGGCTGAACTTGGAAATAGACGAAGCTACCGAAGATGTAATCAGGGAAGCCGAGATACGTGGATATTTTGCCTATGGTTTGCAAATCAGCATTGAACCTGATTGCCAAATGAAGGAAGTACGTGCTTTTCTGCTGTTTGAAACGCTGGAGCAGGCGGGGGAAATAGTCAGGACCAATCCGCCCGCCGAGGAATTGCAAGCCGGTCGTTTTGATAATAATATAGCTATGATTATTATCAGCCAGTCCGATATGGACCAGGTGAAAAATCTAGCCCTGTCAATAGCGGAAATTAAAGATGTTTACATCAAATTAATCGAAGCGAATAATAAAATGCCCCTGGAAGAATACCATAACGGAGAGTCGGCGCCGGAACAATTATATGCGCTAAAACAGTCGGATTCGCCCGTTGGCAATCAGGCTGTACAAGGGGCCTCATTACTCAAGAACTTGTCCGACAAGACAGCAAAAGACAAGCCTGAAAAGAAAACCATTAAAACAGTAAGGGTAGATGTGGAAAAACTGGATGTATTGATGAACCTGGTGGGAGAGCTGGTTATTGACCGCACCAGGTTGGAAAGGTTTGTGGATGTATTTGAGAGCCATCATGGTGCGGATGAATTGGTAGACGATATACTGGAAATATCCAATCACCTGGGGCAGGTTACCACCGATTTGCAGGATGAAATAATGAAAGCCCGTATGCTGCCGGTAGCCCAGGTTTTCAATCGCTTCCCCCGCATGGTGCGAGATATAGCACATAAACTAGGCAAAGATATAGAATTTATTATTGACGGTAAAGAAACCGAACTGGATCGCAATGTTATCGAAGTAATTGGCGATCCGTTAATACATTTACTAAGAAACTCAATTGATCACGGCATTGAAGATCCTCAGGAAAGGCAGCGGCTTGGCAAGCCGGCCCGGGGACTGCTGCAGCTTAAAGCATCCTACGTTGAAAGCCATATCGTCATTACGGTGAAGGACGACGGCCGGGGTATTGACGCTCAAAAGCTAAAGGATAAAGCCATTCGGCGGGGTCTCATCAGCGAGGAGCAGTCTCAGCGCATGGGTGATCGTGAAGCGCTGGATTTAATATTTCTGTCCGGCTTTTCTACTGTGGAAGAAGGTAATGTCAGTGATATTTCAGGCCGGGGCGTGGGCATGGACATTGTACGCACCCAGATTGAAAATATTAACGGCACGGTGGAGTATCAAACCACACCCGGTCAAGGCACTCGTTTTTCCATCAAACTGCCGCTTACCCTGGCTATTATCCGGGCTCTTATGGTGGAGCATGGCGGCATGACCTATGCTTTCCCGCTGACTTACGTGGTGGAGACATTAAATCTTAGTCGCTCGGACATTAAAAATGTACGGCATTCCGAAGTGATCGTGGTTCGCGGGCAGGTCCATCCGTTAAAACGCCTGGAAGATATATTCTGTCTTGAGACCGGGAGTAACGACGGTCGGAAAGTTTACGTGGTTATTGTCGGATCAGCTGACCGTAAACTCGGCTTGGTAGTGGACAAATTGATCGGTGAACAGGAAATAGTTATCAAATCTCTGGGATCCTACCTTGGTCAGGTGGAGGGTCTCTCCGGCGCGGCCATTTTGGGCGACGGCAAAGTTTCGTTAATTGTTGACGTGCGGAGTTTAGTGCGCAGTGCAGGCTCCGAGGAGGCTTTCGCTTATGCTGCGGCCAATTAA
- a CDS encoding flagellar motor protein, whose amino-acid sequence MDLATIVGFILGMASLLVGFLLEGGHIGALIQPSAALIVFGGTMGATIFSFAPKDLKALPTLLKLAMFNKPQDPAGTIQEIVGMAEEARREGLLFLENRLPQVNDPYLKRGLQLVIDGTDPELVKNILEVEIYTIEERHNIGSKIFEVAGGYAPTMGIIGTVMGLVHVLGSMSDPDSLGPAIAVAFMATLYGVGSANVLWLPLAAKLSNISKKEILIKELMMEGVVSLQAGYNPILIQERLLAYLNPSMRKTQDEEVMEE is encoded by the coding sequence ATGGATCTAGCAACCATAGTCGGCTTTATTCTAGGTATGGCGTCACTGCTTGTTGGTTTTCTATTGGAGGGGGGACACATCGGAGCGCTGATACAGCCCAGCGCGGCATTGATTGTTTTCGGCGGCACCATGGGAGCTACCATATTCAGCTTTGCTCCCAAGGATCTCAAGGCACTGCCTACGCTGCTTAAACTGGCCATGTTTAATAAACCCCAGGACCCCGCCGGAACTATTCAAGAGATCGTTGGCATGGCCGAAGAGGCCCGGCGGGAGGGCTTGTTGTTTCTGGAAAATCGCCTTCCTCAAGTCAATGACCCCTACTTGAAAAGGGGCTTGCAGCTGGTTATTGACGGTACCGACCCGGAACTGGTCAAGAACATTCTGGAAGTGGAGATATATACTATTGAGGAACGCCACAACATTGGCAGCAAAATATTTGAGGTGGCGGGCGGATATGCTCCTACGATGGGTATCATCGGTACGGTGATGGGACTGGTGCATGTGCTGGGCAGCATGAGCGACCCGGATAGTCTGGGCCCGGCCATTGCTGTTGCTTTTATGGCCACTCTCTATGGTGTGGGCAGCGCCAATGTCCTATGGCTGCCCCTGGCGGCAAAATTATCCAATATTAGCAAGAAGGAAATATTAATCAAAGAACTCATGATGGAAGGAGTAGTATCCTTGCAGGCGGGCTATAACCCCATATTAATCCAGGAAAGGCTTCTGGCCTATCTCAATCCCTCGATGCGTAAGACGCAAGACGAGGAGGTTATGGAGGAATAA
- the flgN gene encoding flagellar export chaperone FlgN: protein MERDALFIELEAVLRREHELAGQLLKATGWQNSALRRNDMEMLNQAVAELSELNGELRRLEDTRETLQNRLENAQSIAPGATLTAIAAGAPGEISARLIDLRRDLRLRLHELRQLTDTNNLLTRNALRMNTTITNIFKQADGGTTYGESGRVQDPTRTLTTLNKSV from the coding sequence ATGGAAAGGGATGCTCTTTTTATAGAACTGGAAGCAGTGCTGCGCCGGGAGCATGAACTGGCCGGCCAGTTATTGAAAGCCACCGGCTGGCAAAACAGCGCTCTGCGCCGCAACGATATGGAAATGTTAAATCAGGCTGTTGCCGAACTGAGCGAATTGAACGGGGAACTGCGGCGGTTGGAAGACACTCGGGAAACGCTGCAAAATCGGCTGGAAAACGCACAGTCCATTGCGCCGGGGGCCACTTTAACCGCTATTGCCGCCGGGGCGCCGGGAGAAATTTCCGCACGGCTTATTGATTTGCGCCGGGACTTGCGGTTGCGTCTGCATGAACTGCGGCAGCTGACCGATACCAACAATCTGTTAACCCGCAATGCCCTGCGGATGAACACTACTATCACGAATATATTCAAACAGGCCGACGGTGGCACTACTTATGGCGAAAGTGGACGGGTGCAGGATCCCACACGAACGCTGACCACGTTAAATAAGTCCGTTTGA
- a CDS encoding FapA family protein: MSDEVNDVLLIITDDKMKAFFTVREPESVNKELIDKLVRDKGVKYGIDQQVLDDLIKSPNEGTFLFATGTPSIEGKDGYMQYLFSSRVVRSNEQDQQNVDFREVFDVPSVTANTVLAVYHPAVKGKDGRMVTGQVIPARKVMELTLRAAKGTVLSNDGMTVSSKIKGRPWAQKKGANVIVGVDAVYQHEGDVDIKSGNLRFHGDVVITGNIMENMIVDVQGNLRVQGFISRSNVKVKGSLEVMKVITAGKIVAGGSTVSLSAVEKELRKIEQSINSLNATTLQLMGKLRQNRPNIQYGQVAMTLLDKKFNYIGRQVRGLAGLVNKQKQKPPEEVQDAIQALNRVSGFKVLALQNLDEVLNSIASALALLDSLSDESAHVVANSVWNSEIEATGDIKITGQGGFNSRLNSLGTITIKGVFRGGDMYAQNGVNAGEIGGPMGITTTVRTEKGCQIKARRVYVGTVLQIGSCVCKINQENSMVLARVNEKGELILH; encoded by the coding sequence TTGAGCGATGAGGTAAATGATGTTTTGCTTATTATTACCGACGATAAAATGAAAGCATTTTTTACCGTCAGGGAACCTGAATCAGTCAATAAAGAGCTGATTGACAAACTGGTGCGGGATAAAGGGGTAAAGTATGGGATTGATCAGCAGGTATTGGATGATCTGATCAAATCTCCGAATGAAGGTACATTTTTGTTTGCCACAGGCACGCCTTCCATAGAAGGCAAGGATGGTTATATGCAATATCTTTTTAGTTCCCGGGTGGTTAGGTCGAACGAACAAGATCAGCAAAACGTTGACTTTAGAGAGGTTTTTGATGTTCCATCCGTAACTGCCAATACCGTGTTAGCCGTTTATCATCCGGCGGTCAAGGGGAAAGACGGCCGCATGGTGACCGGACAGGTCATTCCCGCGCGCAAAGTTATGGAACTGACCCTTCGGGCCGCCAAAGGAACGGTTTTGTCCAATGACGGTATGACGGTATCCAGTAAAATTAAAGGCCGCCCCTGGGCACAAAAAAAAGGGGCTAACGTCATTGTCGGTGTGGATGCCGTCTACCAGCACGAGGGCGATGTGGATATTAAATCGGGAAACTTGCGTTTTCACGGTGATGTTGTCATAACCGGCAATATTATGGAAAATATGATTGTGGATGTGCAAGGCAATCTAAGGGTACAGGGATTTATATCACGATCAAATGTAAAAGTTAAAGGCAGCTTGGAAGTGATGAAGGTGATTACCGCCGGGAAGATTGTGGCCGGTGGTTCCACGGTTTCATTAAGCGCGGTGGAAAAAGAATTGCGGAAAATTGAACAGAGCATTAACAGCCTGAATGCCACAACCTTGCAGCTAATGGGCAAACTGAGGCAAAACAGGCCCAATATCCAATACGGGCAGGTTGCCATGACCTTGCTGGATAAAAAGTTTAACTATATAGGCAGACAGGTGCGCGGTCTGGCTGGATTAGTTAACAAACAAAAGCAAAAGCCACCCGAAGAAGTACAAGATGCAATTCAGGCACTGAACAGGGTTAGTGGATTTAAAGTTCTGGCCTTGCAAAACCTGGACGAGGTGCTAAACAGCATAGCATCCGCGCTGGCGCTGTTGGACTCTTTAAGTGACGAATCCGCCCATGTCGTCGCCAACAGTGTTTGGAATTCAGAAATTGAAGCCACCGGCGATATTAAAATAACCGGGCAGGGGGGATTTAATTCCAGGTTGAATTCCCTGGGCACCATCACTATAAAGGGTGTATTCCGGGGTGGTGATATGTATGCCCAGAACGGAGTTAACGCGGGTGAAATCGGCGGCCCCATGGGCATAACCACGACGGTCCGCACCGAAAAGGGCTGTCAGATTAAAGCCAGGCGGGTATATGTCGGCACTGTTTTGCAAATCGGTTCCTGCGTTTGCAAAATAAACCAGGAGAATAGCATGGTGCTGGCCAGAGTTAATGAAAAAGGTGAATTAATTTTGCATTGA
- a CDS encoding AarF/UbiB family protein, which yields MRLQLQKRYKHFRRYREIANVLVKHGFGFLLNSLGLAEFSPPRRLSAEEKNAPEETIAIRMRMVLEELGPTFIKLGQLLSTRSDIFTAAYIKELEKLQDKVPPVPFADISELLELELGQTQSQIFSHFNPMPLAAASIGQVHEARLINGRRVAVKVQRPGIRANVEVDMEILYDLAGLAERHTVWGKIYKFTEMVEEFEHILQEELDFMLEARHAETLARNFAGEQYIVIPAIYWDYTTKRVLTMEFINGIKITDNSKLAAAGYDMTEIARRLVETMLKQILMDGFFHADPHPGNVLALPGGRLAFLDFGMMGYLEQELRDKVIKLVFGLINKNSTEILRAVMSLEALPVHVNMYQLRRDIEHLREKYYQIPLGQVSAAESLGDIMNLAYRHRIRVPIELNMMIKALIITEGIAARLDPRISIVQVIEPLGQKLLRRRFSPESIRKLFWDNINDYHILFTRLPGQLGRIIELLTGGEIKVKTENPDLGRALIKLNTMVNRLVYSIIVGAMVISSSWLIRERITFWGVPLAEMGFVFAGLLGFWLLAMIIRSKFY from the coding sequence TTGCGTCTGCAATTGCAAAAACGGTATAAGCATTTTCGGCGTTACCGGGAAATAGCCAATGTGCTGGTTAAGCATGGCTTTGGCTTTTTGCTGAACAGCCTTGGATTGGCGGAATTCTCCCCTCCAAGGCGGCTATCCGCCGAGGAAAAAAACGCTCCCGAGGAAACCATAGCGATACGCATGCGTATGGTACTGGAGGAGTTGGGGCCAACCTTTATCAAACTTGGCCAGCTGCTCTCCACGCGCTCGGATATATTTACCGCCGCATATATCAAAGAGCTGGAAAAATTGCAGGATAAAGTACCTCCGGTGCCTTTTGCGGACATCAGCGAACTGCTGGAATTAGAGCTGGGTCAGACGCAGTCTCAAATATTCAGCCATTTTAATCCCATGCCGCTGGCCGCCGCGTCCATCGGACAGGTTCATGAAGCGCGTTTAATCAATGGCCGCCGGGTGGCAGTGAAGGTGCAGCGTCCGGGCATCCGGGCCAATGTGGAAGTAGACATGGAAATATTATATGATCTGGCCGGCCTGGCGGAAAGACATACCGTCTGGGGGAAAATATATAAATTCACTGAAATGGTGGAAGAGTTTGAGCATATCCTCCAGGAAGAATTGGATTTTATGCTGGAAGCCAGGCATGCTGAAACGCTGGCCCGTAATTTTGCCGGTGAACAATATATAGTTATCCCTGCCATATACTGGGATTACACAACCAAAAGAGTGCTGACTATGGAGTTTATAAACGGCATTAAAATAACGGATAACAGCAAGCTGGCGGCCGCGGGTTATGACATGACGGAGATTGCCCGCCGGCTGGTAGAGACCATGCTAAAACAGATACTGATGGATGGCTTTTTTCATGCCGACCCGCACCCTGGCAATGTACTGGCGCTGCCGGGCGGGCGATTGGCTTTTTTGGATTTCGGCATGATGGGGTATTTGGAACAGGAATTGCGCGATAAAGTAATTAAACTTGTATTTGGCTTAATCAACAAAAATTCCACGGAGATTTTACGGGCAGTGATGAGTCTTGAGGCACTGCCCGTGCATGTAAATATGTACCAACTGCGCAGAGATATCGAGCACTTGCGGGAAAAATACTACCAGATTCCGCTGGGACAAGTCAGCGCCGCGGAATCGCTGGGGGATATCATGAATCTGGCTTACCGCCACCGCATCAGAGTGCCTATTGAACTAAATATGATGATTAAAGCTTTAATTATTACCGAAGGTATTGCCGCTCGCCTGGATCCCCGAATCAGCATTGTACAAGTAATTGAACCGCTGGGGCAGAAGTTGCTGCGGCGCCGGTTCAGCCCGGAAAGTATAAGAAAGCTCTTCTGGGATAATATTAACGATTACCATATTCTTTTTACCCGTCTGCCCGGACAATTAGGTAGAATCATTGAACTTTTAACCGGGGGAGAGATCAAAGTTAAAACCGAGAATCCGGATTTGGGACGGGCCCTGATAAAACTAAACACTATGGTAAACCGCTTGGTTTACAGTATTATTGTCGGGGCCATGGTGATTAGTTCTTCATGGTTGATCAGAGAGCGGATTACTTTTTGGGGGGTCCCCCTGGCGGAAATGGGTTTTGTATTTGCCGGGTTATTGGGGTTCTGGTTGCTGGCGATGATCATTAGGTCCAAATTCTATTGA
- the cheB gene encoding chemotaxis-specific protein-glutamate methyltransferase CheB has protein sequence MLRPINVLVVDDSALMRRIIARLLGMQAGIKVIDTAVSGEEAIKKVHALHPDVVTMDVEMPGLNGVQTVSRLMKECPVPVVMLSAHTTEGARVTMEALAAGAVEFVPKPQKTGGTEQMVAELARKIRVARRASVKKCFAAPVEPRSTQARFRKTGPASAKDTSAHGSTPASTSADGQTGSADVSTAATTRSASKITGKPAVNIPSKAARSNSAAAYPTPPIASRPTAVRTTAGFKKISAGQTELVVIGSSTGGPAALQMLLPALPGDLPCGVVIVQHIPVGFSGPMAEHLNRKCKLEVKHAEQGDRVMPGLVLVAPAGYDLTFRKYAGRLTVALDKGNKPVPPGGFRPSVDVVMNSAADVVGGRTLGVLLTGMGRDGARGMLSIRQRGGRTIAQDESTSVVYGMPKAAADLGAAEKILPLHGIAEEIVRLV, from the coding sequence ATGCTGCGGCCAATTAATGTACTGGTGGTGGATGATTCGGCGCTGATGCGCCGGATCATTGCCCGTCTTCTGGGCATGCAGGCCGGTATAAAGGTTATTGACACCGCTGTTTCCGGTGAGGAGGCCATAAAAAAAGTCCATGCGCTGCACCCCGACGTGGTCACCATGGACGTGGAGATGCCCGGCTTGAACGGGGTGCAAACGGTATCGCGGTTAATGAAGGAATGCCCCGTTCCGGTGGTGATGCTGAGCGCACACACCACCGAAGGCGCCCGGGTAACCATGGAAGCGCTGGCGGCAGGTGCGGTGGAATTCGTGCCCAAACCGCAAAAAACAGGTGGTACTGAGCAAATGGTGGCGGAATTGGCCCGCAAAATCAGAGTGGCCAGACGGGCCTCAGTGAAAAAATGCTTCGCAGCGCCCGTAGAACCAAGATCGACGCAGGCCCGGTTTCGTAAAACCGGGCCTGCGTCAGCCAAGGATACTTCCGCTCATGGTTCGACCCCGGCAAGCACTTCTGCGGATGGACAAACCGGGTCCGCTGATGTATCCACAGCCGCTACAACAAGGAGCGCATCAAAAATAACCGGCAAACCGGCGGTAAATATTCCGTCCAAAGCTGCCCGTTCGAATAGCGCAGCCGCGTATCCCACTCCGCCTATCGCTTCCAGACCAACTGCCGTGCGAACAACCGCCGGATTTAAAAAAATTTCCGCGGGGCAAACGGAACTGGTAGTTATCGGTTCGTCCACCGGCGGACCGGCGGCGCTGCAGATGCTGCTTCCGGCGCTGCCCGGCGACCTGCCCTGCGGGGTGGTAATAGTACAGCACATTCCGGTGGGCTTCAGCGGCCCCATGGCCGAGCATTTGAACCGCAAGTGCAAGCTGGAAGTAAAACACGCCGAGCAGGGCGATCGGGTAATGCCCGGTTTGGTATTGGTGGCTCCGGCAGGTTATGATCTTACCTTCCGCAAATATGCCGGCAGGTTGACTGTTGCTTTGGATAAAGGCAATAAGCCCGTACCACCCGGCGGATTCCGCCCTTCGGTTGATGTTGTGATGAACTCGGCGGCCGACGTGGTAGGCGGACGCACGCTGGGCGTGCTGCTCACAGGCATGGGCAGAGACGGCGCCCGGGGCATGCTGTCCATCAGACAGCGTGGCGGCCGGACCATTGCTCAGGACGAAAGCACCAGCGTAGTATATGGCATGCCCAAAGCCGCCGCCGATTTGGGCGCGGCGGAAAAAATTCTGCCCTTGCACGGCATTGCGGAAGAAATAGTACGCCTGGTTTAA
- a CDS encoding chemotaxis protein CheW, with protein MAAETSVTTDLQIVVFSVSDQFWGIDIASVYEIIRLEKITPIPQAPAYVEGVINIRGQVVPAVNLNVLFSAGALERTDNSRMIVVETEHNKFALIVDAVYEVRKISPDMIKPAPAAISQNQQYLQGIILDGEKLIVLVNLNKLMSKRDMRELKDMEQLA; from the coding sequence TTGGCCGCTGAAACCAGCGTGACGACTGATTTGCAGATAGTGGTTTTTTCTGTGTCCGACCAGTTTTGGGGCATCGACATAGCATCTGTCTATGAGATTATCCGCCTGGAAAAAATCACTCCCATACCCCAGGCGCCCGCTTATGTTGAAGGAGTGATCAATATCCGGGGGCAGGTAGTGCCCGCTGTAAATTTGAACGTGTTATTCAGTGCCGGAGCGCTGGAAAGAACCGACAACAGCCGGATGATTGTCGTTGAGACAGAGCATAATAAATTTGCTTTAATTGTTGACGCGGTATATGAAGTAAGAAAAATCAGCCCGGATATGATTAAACCCGCTCCAGCCGCTATTTCGCAGAACCAGCAGTATTTGCAGGGCATTATTTTGGATGGTGAAAAGCTAATCGTACTGGTAAACTTAAATAAATTAATGTCCAAAAGGGATATGCGAGAATTAAAAGATATGGAGCAGTTGGCATGA
- the flgM gene encoding flagellar biosynthesis anti-sigma factor FlgM, which yields MKVTPRGPGVINAYKSQNDQNKNMRKNRGTPGMDRAEISSVGRELQTYRAALKQMPDVRQDQVSEIKSRIKNGTYTPSAEKIAEGIIRESRLDTKV from the coding sequence ATGAAAGTCACCCCTCGTGGACCGGGTGTAATCAATGCTTACAAATCACAAAACGATCAGAATAAAAATATGCGCAAAAACCGGGGCACTCCCGGCATGGACAGAGCTGAAATTTCCTCGGTGGGCCGTGAACTGCAAACCTACCGGGCGGCGCTGAAACAGATGCCCGATGTTCGTCAGGATCAGGTGTCGGAAATCAAAAGCCGTATTAAAAACGGCACCTATACGCCTTCGGCGGAAAAAATAGCCGAAGGGATTATACGGGAATCACGTTTGGATACCAAGGTATAA